One Ahaetulla prasina isolate Xishuangbanna chromosome 10, ASM2864084v1, whole genome shotgun sequence genomic region harbors:
- the ITPKC gene encoding inositol-trisphosphate 3-kinase C isoform X2 — MHPAQPHLWMSWRSDPAFKNKPWKKLKSLVHWSPCVVSFQKRYSWVQLAGHAGNFKAGDLGHVLKRHCSNEQQCLERLGGDALQPYVPAYYGMVEHDGEPYIQMEDLLSGFENPSIMDCKMGIRTYLEEELEKARQQPCLRHDMYDKMMEVDPSAPTPEEHAQRGVLKPRYMQWRESLSSTSSLGFRIEGVKRASGTCSTSFKKTRQAEQVVEAFWDFLDKDKHLLSSYLEQLQEVRAALDQSEFFKAHEVVGSSLLFVHDKTGLARVWMIDFGKTVPLPDKQTLTHRLPWVEGNREDGYLWGLENLMAIMQSMLGKSDSTLDTSPT, encoded by the exons AACAAGCCCTGGAAGAAGCTGAAGAGCCTGGTGCACTGGTCGCCCTGTGTGGTCTCCTTCCAGAAGCGCTACTCCTGGGTTCAGCTCGCTGGCCATGCAG GCAACTTCAAGGCCGGGGATTTGGGCCACGTCTTGAAGAGACACTGCTCCAATGAGCAGCAGTGCCTGGAGCGCCTGGGAGGCGATGCATTGCAGCCCTATGTCCCAGCATATTATGGGATGGTGGAGCATGATGGGGAGCCCTACATCCAGATGGAAGACCTGCTGTCTGGCTTTGAGAACCCTTCCATCATGGACTGCAAAATGGGCATCAG GACGtacctggaggaggagctggagAAGGCgaggcagcagccctgcctgcgCCACGACATGTATGACAAAATGATGGAAGTGGACCCTTCCGCTCCCACACCAGAGGAGCACGCCCAGCGTGGCGTGCTGAAGCCCCGCTACATGCAATGGAGGGAATCGCTCAGCTCCACCAGCTCACTCGGGTTCCGCATTGAGGGGGTCAag AGGGCCAGTGGCACCTGCAGCACTAGCTTTAAGAAGACCCGGCAAGCTGAGCAGGTCGTGGAGGCCTtttgggacttcctggacaaggaCAAACACCTTCTG AGCAGTTACCTGGAGCAGCTGCAGGAGGTGAGAGCGGCACTGGATCAGTCAGAGTTCTTCAAGGCACATGAG GTGGTAGGCAGTTCCCTCCTTTTTGTGCATGACAAAACGGGGCTTGCCAGAGTCTGGATGATTGACTTCGGCAAGACGGTGCCACTGCCTGACAAACAAACCCTGACCCATCGGCTGCCCTGGGTGGAAGGCAATCGTGAAGATGGATACTTGTGGGGCTTGGAAAACCTCATGGCAATCATGCAGAGCATGCTGGGAAAATCGGACAGCACCCTGGACACAAGCCCGACGTAA
- the ITPKC gene encoding inositol-trisphosphate 3-kinase C isoform X3 has translation MRRRFPQCENKPWKKLKSLVHWSPCVVSFQKRYSWVQLAGHAGNFKAGDLGHVLKRHCSNEQQCLERLGGDALQPYVPAYYGMVEHDGEPYIQMEDLLSGFENPSIMDCKMGIRTYLEEELEKARQQPCLRHDMYDKMMEVDPSAPTPEEHAQRGVLKPRYMQWRESLSSTSSLGFRIEGVKRASGTCSTSFKKTRQAEQVVEAFWDFLDKDKHLLSSYLEQLQEVRAALDQSEFFKAHEVVGSSLLFVHDKTGLARVWMIDFGKTVPLPDKQTLTHRLPWVEGNREDGYLWGLENLMAIMQSMLGKSDSTLDTSPT, from the exons AACAAGCCCTGGAAGAAGCTGAAGAGCCTGGTGCACTGGTCGCCCTGTGTGGTCTCCTTCCAGAAGCGCTACTCCTGGGTTCAGCTCGCTGGCCATGCAG GCAACTTCAAGGCCGGGGATTTGGGCCACGTCTTGAAGAGACACTGCTCCAATGAGCAGCAGTGCCTGGAGCGCCTGGGAGGCGATGCATTGCAGCCCTATGTCCCAGCATATTATGGGATGGTGGAGCATGATGGGGAGCCCTACATCCAGATGGAAGACCTGCTGTCTGGCTTTGAGAACCCTTCCATCATGGACTGCAAAATGGGCATCAG GACGtacctggaggaggagctggagAAGGCgaggcagcagccctgcctgcgCCACGACATGTATGACAAAATGATGGAAGTGGACCCTTCCGCTCCCACACCAGAGGAGCACGCCCAGCGTGGCGTGCTGAAGCCCCGCTACATGCAATGGAGGGAATCGCTCAGCTCCACCAGCTCACTCGGGTTCCGCATTGAGGGGGTCAag AGGGCCAGTGGCACCTGCAGCACTAGCTTTAAGAAGACCCGGCAAGCTGAGCAGGTCGTGGAGGCCTtttgggacttcctggacaaggaCAAACACCTTCTG AGCAGTTACCTGGAGCAGCTGCAGGAGGTGAGAGCGGCACTGGATCAGTCAGAGTTCTTCAAGGCACATGAG GTGGTAGGCAGTTCCCTCCTTTTTGTGCATGACAAAACGGGGCTTGCCAGAGTCTGGATGATTGACTTCGGCAAGACGGTGCCACTGCCTGACAAACAAACCCTGACCCATCGGCTGCCCTGGGTGGAAGGCAATCGTGAAGATGGATACTTGTGGGGCTTGGAAAACCTCATGGCAATCATGCAGAGCATGCTGGGAAAATCGGACAGCACCCTGGACACAAGCCCGACGTAA